Within the Hippoglossus hippoglossus isolate fHipHip1 chromosome 20, fHipHip1.pri, whole genome shotgun sequence genome, the region GAGGCCCGACAGGAAGACGTACATGAAGATCCTGAACATGAAGGAGACAAGAACAGGGCGAGTACGAAGAGGAAAAGGAACCTAGAAATACCACACCCCCACCAAACAGTGCAGTTTCATCTCATactcatgaggtcactgtgaccctTGACCTCAAAATATAATCAAGTTCATCCGGATctgaatttaaagaaattccttCAAGGCGTTCTTGAGCTATCACGTTcacatgacaacatgaaaacataatgcctctggccactaggtgtcaccaGCGCAGAGAcataacacagaaataaatgagcAGACAAGCAGAACAAGGACATACGTCTCCCCGTCCAGTCCGTCTTCTCTCTCAGTGATAGTGACCGTCTGGTTGAACACTGCATCCTGGAAAATGTTTCCCTGCAGAGcagaagacaaagacagaagagaaggaaaatcaGGACACAAGAAAGGATCAACATGGAGACGATGGAGGAAGAagcaaaggtcagaggtcagaaggTTAAACGTTGTTGAAGAGCATGGAGAGATCTGGGATCAGTAAACCGTCCAATGCCCAAACTCCTTACACTGCCGTCCTTGTAGTTGAGGTTGATGACGAGTCCGAATGGCCGCCCCCCCATTGGCTCAGCGGGGATGAAGGAGTACTCGAACGTGGCCTGTTTGCTCGCAGGAACCACGGTGCCGAGCTGCAGAGCGGTGAAGTTCTGGATGTAGAACTGGTAATCCTGACCGAGACAAACAGAACCACGTTAGACTGTCCAGGGACCATGAACCCAAGCTGTGGTTATTTGTGGTGGTTGGAGCTGAGCAGCGGCAGgtggctgcaggaggagcgGGCCCTGATATCCGTACCTGTGGGTAACGGAAAGAAGCGTCCAGTGACTCCACCACGAATTCCTCTGGTCCCTTGTTGGTGAAGCCAAGCAGGAACTTAACGATGTTGTTGGCTGGGAAGTCTGGAGGGAAACCAGGACACGGGTCAGACAGGGTTTTCACAGCGATGCAGCCTCAGAGTAAATGTAGAAATTatgaatgagagaaaaaagtgaTATACCATCTCCTTTGACAAACAGGATGGTGGTATCAGCGTTGGGGGAAGCCTTCACCTCTCCAACCAacgcttcctcctcttcctcttctttttcttccgtctacacaaacacactcagcagGTTTAGTTTCCCTGAGTATTAACTAATAACTTCATGTCGAATCTAAGCTTGTGTAaaattttaattgtatttaatgaTTAGTTTCATCATCAACAGATGAGTCCATCCACACGTTGACATTCTAGATTATAAACATGTCACTGTAGAAAATAGAAAGACCATTTTAAATCATCCAttatctttgtgtgtgaataACATTCTGTCcaactgttttgtttgtgtgatattTTGACCTTGATGCAGTCAGTCACTCACCAACTCTACATTATCATCATCTTCCACCTCCGCTTCATCGTCCTCGTCTTCAGCCGTCACATCATCCACAACATCTTCCTCCACGGCCTCAGcctcctcatcttcagtcagaTCCTGAGCACTCACCACCGGCCCTGACGCGTCATCAAAACAACCTTTTACTCTCAGTGAATTGGGTGAAGAgctgttcagtgtttttcaaccacatcagaaacaacaacaggtACAAACGTCTGCCAATCCAAACCCCTGCAGCTCCCTGCTTCAGCCACAAAACAAGAACCACCGAGCAAGGCAGGGAGAAGTTCTCAAATGACTGCAAGGCTCAGCCTGCATCCGAAAGGCGACGGTTTCAAACTGACACGATTTCTGTCCACACCAGCGTTAAAGCTCAGTATCAGTTTTAATCAACGTCCATTCTAACACGCACgaaaactgaaatcacatgaccactcacatgCACGTGCCAGTGTGAACAGATGGTCCAAATCACATCTGGTCTCCCCCACATATAAACAGCTGTACCTTTGTAAAATACAGGACTGAACAGCTGTTAGCCAACCCAACAGGGTCAGTAActgattctccatgttgtgttcGACTCTGGGAGCTGAGGCTGGAGGTTTTCTACTGGacagaggtcatgtgacaggagcctgacgaatcagcaaaggctacgtCCTGGCAGAAAAGTCCTAATCAGCGGTCGTGACCGTCTACGCCATCGTCTCCAAACATCGCAGCTTGTGCTCATCCAGCCTAAAGCCCCGGAGTTCTTCCACTAAAACGAGGCCGGCACTGTTTCCGAACTTCTGCTGAAGCGATTCGAAGGTTGTCAAAGTCATCGTGGCCTTTGGGAGTCGCTGGCCTTCATTCATCAGGGGACAGAAGATGAGGTTCAGGTATCTCTTCAAATGTAGATTTGAAAACCGCAGACACGTGTTCAGTTCTGCTTGTAGCTGCTACAGGAGCGTTGTTGTAAACTAAACTCCGTGTGGCGGGTTATCTTCATACAATTTGACAAATCGTAACTTGGAGCCCAGACCAACACGCAACAATCAGAAAAATCATCCTGAAGAGAGGAAATATGAATTCCTTCAGAATAAGACTTTAATGAAAGGAATACAAATTACTTGTTAATAATTCCACATATGGATTTTACACAGAATCAGTGGTTTGGAACAATAGTGAAAATGCACGTTAGCTCAGATCACGTCGAACATGTAGTTAGTCCCATTACAGCCTGTGtgagaggaacagacagaacaTGAACGTCTCGACTTTaaagagaagaagctgcagatgaTCGGACTTCAGCCACGTGACCACATTCTCAAAttatattatcataataataataataataataataattacaatgaGGAAATGAATCCAGACTTCCCGTGACGCTTCCAACCAGAAGGCTGTTAACATGAGGCTGGATTTAAAATGACTCTTGTTGCTGCTAAATGAACAAAACAGATATTTTCCAGTTTATTAAAGGTTCTTAGTCCGTCGATGTAAAGTGAGGTCACCGGGGAGTGACGCCTTCTGCTGGAAGAGCCCAGAGAcagttagcatgttagcttcaGTAAGGACACGTCAGTGTAAGCAGGCGGACAAAGTGCGGCCCtgcagctagcagctagcagctaacaCTCCCCCCACAGAGACCTCCACGGGACAGAACTCACTTCACGACGCGACCACCAACTACCACCGAGCCGAGGAAGCGCCACGTGTCACACGCAGTTACATTGAGGTAGATC harbors:
- the ssr1 gene encoding translocon-associated protein subunit alpha isoform X1, with the translated sequence MKFLPKLLLLALLAFPAALLTRGPVVSAQDLTEDEEAEAVEEDVVDDVTAEDEDDEAEVEDDDNVELTEEKEEEEEEALVGEVKASPNADTTILFVKGDDFPANNIVKFLLGFTNKGPEEFVVESLDASFRYPQDYQFYIQNFTALQLGTVVPASKQATFEYSFIPAEPMGGRPFGLVINLNYKDGSGNIFQDAVFNQTVTITEREDGLDGETIFMYVFLSGLGLLVIVGLHQLMESRKRRRPAPKVEMGTSSHSDVDLSWIPQETLNQIMQSRRDKASPRRSPRKRNQKRSAGSDE
- the ssr1 gene encoding translocon-associated protein subunit alpha isoform X2 encodes the protein MKFLPKLLLLALLAFPAALLTRGPVVSAQDLTEDEEAEAVEEDVVDDVTAEDEDDEAEVEDDDNVELTEEKEEEEEEALVGEVKASPNADTTILFVKGDDFPANNIVKFLLGFTNKGPEEFVVESLDASFRYPQDYQFYIQNFTALQLGTVVPASKQATFEYSFIPAEPMGGRPFGLVINLNYKDGSGNIFQDAVFNQTVTITEREDGLDGETIFMYVFLSGLGLLVIVGLHQLMESRKRRRPAPKVEMGTSSHSDVDLSWIPQETLNQINKASPRRSPRKRNQKRSAGSDE